The proteins below come from a single Tissierella sp. MB52-C2 genomic window:
- a CDS encoding phosphoribosylanthranilate isomerase, giving the protein MVGIKICGLRRYEDIDYVNRLKPEYIGFVFTKSKRQIDPYMARRLVNSLNKDIKKVGVFLNHSIEEVKEIEKLCNLDILQFHGDESPSYCNCFENEVWKSFLVKDEKSLGLLEEYKVDKYLLDTWIEGEVGGTGKRFNWELAKEIGKTKSIVLAGGLYSENIKNAIQIVRPTVVDVSSGVETDGYKDYGKIKDFIEKVRG; this is encoded by the coding sequence TTGGTAGGAATAAAGATCTGTGGATTGAGAAGATATGAAGACATAGATTATGTAAATAGATTAAAACCAGAATATATAGGATTTGTATTTACAAAAAGTAAAAGACAAATTGATCCTTATATGGCAAGGAGATTAGTGAATAGCTTAAATAAAGATATAAAAAAGGTTGGTGTATTTCTAAATCACTCTATAGAAGAAGTAAAAGAAATAGAAAAACTTTGTAATCTGGATATACTTCAATTCCACGGAGATGAAAGCCCTAGTTATTGTAATTGTTTTGAAAATGAAGTATGGAAATCCTTTCTTGTAAAGGATGAAAAAAGTCTAGGTTTATTAGAAGAATATAAGGTTGATAAATATCTTTTAGATACTTGGATAGAAGGAGAAGTTGGGGGGACAGGAAAAAGGTTTAATTGGGAATTAGCTAAAGAGATTGGTAAAACTAAATCTATAGTTTTAGCAGGGGGATTATATTCGGAAAATATTAAAAATGCTATACAGATAGTTAGACCTACAGTAGTAGATGTAAGCTCTGGAGTAGAGACAGATGGATATAAGGATTATGGAAAGATAAAAGATTTTATAGAAAAAGTAAGGGGATAA
- the trpC gene encoding indole-3-glycerol phosphate synthase TrpC, whose protein sequence is MILEKIASLKRKKVEIEKSIMSIENLKKQIRNLDTRDFKRAIGKKEKLNIIGEVKKASPSKGIIREDFNPISIGRIYEKNRIDAISVLTEEEFFFGKNEYLSLIRKETKIPILRKDFIIDSYQIYQSKALGADAILLIAALLTKKELIEFQKIAKDINLQCLVEVHDLDELVKVLEVGTEIIGINNRNLKTFEVKVETTEKLIRYIPKDKVVISESGISNRKDMEYLKTIGVDGVLIGESFMKSKSIEDKIKELRGE, encoded by the coding sequence GTGATATTAGAAAAAATTGCTTCTTTAAAAAGAAAAAAAGTAGAAATAGAAAAGTCAATTATGTCCATTGAAAATTTGAAAAAACAAATTAGAAATTTAGATACTAGAGATTTTAAAAGAGCTATAGGAAAAAAAGAAAAATTAAATATAATAGGAGAAGTAAAAAAAGCTTCTCCTTCAAAAGGTATTATCAGGGAAGATTTTAACCCTATATCAATAGGTAGAATTTATGAAAAAAATCGAATAGATGCTATTTCAGTTTTGACTGAAGAAGAATTTTTCTTTGGAAAAAATGAATATTTATCCTTAATAAGAAAAGAAACTAAAATACCTATCCTTAGAAAAGATTTTATAATTGATTCATATCAAATATATCAGTCCAAGGCATTAGGAGCAGATGCTATTTTGCTTATTGCAGCTCTTCTAACAAAAAAAGAATTAATAGAATTCCAAAAAATAGCTAAAGACATTAATCTTCAGTGTTTAGTGGAAGTCCATGATTTAGATGAGTTAGTAAAAGTATTAGAGGTTGGGACAGAAATAATAGGGATTAACAATAGAAATTTAAAGACCTTTGAAGTAAAGGTAGAAACTACAGAAAAATTAATACGCTATATACCAAAGGATAAAGTAGTCATTAGTGAAAGTGGTATTTCTAATAGAAAAGATATGGAGTATCTAAAAACCATAGGTGTAGACGGTGTTTTAATTGGGGAAAGTTTTATGAAATCTAAATCTATTGAAGATAAGATAAAGGAATTAAGAGGTGAATGA
- the trpD gene encoding anthranilate phosphoribosyltransferase, whose product MQSAIDKVINYKNLTEDEISSVMNSIMEGKATPSQIGGFLTALRMKGETLEEITGAAKVMKERSIKIEANSNYTVDTCGTGGDKGNTFNISTAAAFVAAAASVTIVKHGNRSMSSKCGSADVLESLGVNINLSPIDVKRCIDELRIGFIFAPNFHQSMKYAINPRKELGTRTIFNILGPLTNPANPKGQVLGVFSEKLTTTMAKSLKELGLERCMVVHGLDGLDEITITTKTKVSELKNGEIYEYYLDPKDYGIPFNQIEKIQGGNPEENAKILLDILKGEKGPKRDMVLLNAGAAIYVGKAANSLGEGIEKSKETIDKGLALDKLNQLIKLSQEMKK is encoded by the coding sequence ATGCAGTCAGCAATAGATAAAGTTATAAATTATAAAAACTTAACGGAAGATGAGATAAGTAGTGTAATGAATAGCATAATGGAAGGTAAGGCTACTCCTTCTCAAATAGGTGGATTTCTTACAGCTCTTCGCATGAAGGGAGAGACCTTAGAAGAAATCACTGGTGCTGCTAAGGTTATGAAGGAAAGATCTATAAAGATTGAAGCAAATAGCAACTATACAGTAGATACTTGTGGGACTGGAGGAGATAAAGGTAATACATTTAATATATCAACGGCAGCAGCTTTTGTAGCAGCAGCTGCCTCAGTGACTATTGTAAAACATGGAAATAGGTCTATGTCCAGCAAATGTGGAAGTGCAGATGTATTAGAAAGTTTAGGAGTCAATATTAATCTTTCTCCTATAGATGTTAAAAGGTGTATAGACGAACTACGAATAGGATTTATATTTGCCCCAAACTTTCACCAGAGTATGAAATATGCTATAAATCCTCGTAAAGAATTAGGAACGAGAACTATATTTAATATTTTAGGCCCTTTAACAAATCCTGCCAACCCTAAAGGGCAAGTCCTTGGTGTGTTTAGTGAAAAACTCACGACTACTATGGCAAAGTCTCTTAAAGAATTGGGGTTGGAAAGATGTATGGTAGTTCATGGATTAGACGGCTTAGATGAGATTACTATTACCACAAAGACCAAGGTGTCTGAACTAAAAAATGGTGAAATCTATGAATATTATTTAGACCCTAAGGATTATGGAATACCTTTTAATCAAATTGAAAAAATCCAAGGAGGTAATCCAGAAGAAAATGCAAAGATTTTACTAGATATATTAAAAGGTGAGAAAGGACCTAAGCGTGATATGGTCTTATTAAATGCAGGGGCAGCCATATATGTAGGAAAAGCAGCAAACTCCTTGGGAGAAGGAATAGAGAAATCAAAGGAAACAATAGATAAAGGACTTGCATTGGATAAATTAAATCAATTGATTAAACTTAGTCAGGAGATGAAGAAGTGA